Proteins encoded by one window of Maliibacterium massiliense:
- the gpr gene encoding GPR endopeptidase: MAIRTDLAMEAHAAVAGGDKGEVPGATYATERLEGDLTLTRVHIKDMRGEQVLGKPIGHYITIESPELIGEDFTLREQAGQVLARELAALLPKEQDDAPALVVGLGNRRVTPDSLGPRVAGKMVVTHHLPHAGMDHEELDLGDVCAMSPGVLGITGIETALVVQGVVQRIKPRCVICIDALASHKTSRVLTTIQLADSGIAPGAGVGNHRNALNEETLGVPVIALGVPMVVYAMTIAQDALSMLVEGIRVQADRTQARGVLDMLEQMDERDMTALMQQVLSEHMGDLVVTPKEVDEAVARVSQVIADGINLALHPKMDIMSLRRLN; this comes from the coding sequence ATGGCAATCCGCACGGATTTGGCAATGGAGGCCCATGCGGCGGTCGCAGGCGGGGACAAGGGCGAGGTGCCGGGCGCAACCTACGCCACCGAGCGGCTGGAGGGGGATCTCACGCTCACGCGCGTGCATATCAAAGACATGCGCGGCGAGCAGGTGCTGGGCAAGCCCATCGGCCACTATATCACCATCGAATCGCCGGAGCTGATCGGGGAGGACTTTACCCTGCGCGAGCAGGCAGGCCAGGTACTTGCCCGCGAGCTGGCCGCGCTGCTGCCCAAGGAGCAGGACGACGCGCCCGCGCTGGTGGTGGGGCTGGGCAACCGCCGCGTGACGCCCGATTCGCTGGGCCCGCGCGTGGCGGGCAAGATGGTTGTCACACACCACCTGCCCCACGCAGGGATGGACCACGAGGAACTGGACTTGGGCGACGTGTGTGCCATGTCGCCGGGTGTGCTGGGCATCACGGGCATTGAGACGGCGCTGGTGGTACAGGGCGTGGTACAGCGCATCAAGCCGCGCTGCGTGATCTGCATCGACGCGCTTGCCTCCCACAAAACGAGCCGCGTGCTGACCACCATTCAGCTGGCTGACAGCGGCATTGCCCCCGGCGCGGGCGTGGGCAACCACAGAAACGCGCTCAACGAAGAGACGCTGGGCGTGCCGGTCATCGCGCTGGGGGTGCCCATGGTGGTCTATGCCATGACCATCGCCCAAGACGCCCTCTCGATGCTGGTGGAGGGCATCCGCGTTCAGGCGGACAGGACGCAGGCACGTGGCGTGCTGGATATGCTCGAGCAGATGGACGAGCGTGATATGACTGCCCTGATGCAGCAGGTGCTCTCGGAGCACATGGGCGATCTGGTGGTCACCCCCAAGGAGGTGGACGAGGCCGTGGCGCGGGTGTCGCAGGTGATCGCGGACGGCATCAACCTGGCGCTGCACCCCAAAATGGACATCATGTCGCTGCGCCGGCTCAATTAA
- the rpsT gene encoding 30S ribosomal protein S20 translates to MPNIKSAIKRVKVSRSENARNRSIKSSVKTAVKKYEGALAAGEANEQSLSAVTAAVDKAVAKGVMHKNTANRKKAQLARHLGKAAQN, encoded by the coding sequence GTGCCGAATATTAAATCTGCAATCAAACGCGTCAAGGTTTCCCGTTCGGAAAACGCGCGCAATCGTTCCATCAAATCCAGCGTGAAGACGGCTGTTAAAAAATACGAAGGCGCTCTGGCTGCCGGAGAAGCAAACGAACAGAGTCTCTCCGCGGTAACCGCCGCAGTGGACAAGGCTGTGGCCAAGGGCGTGATGCACAAAAACACCGCCAACCGGAAAAAAGCGCAGTTGGCCCGTCATCTGGGCAAGGCCGCGCAGAACTAA
- the holA gene encoding DNA polymerase III subunit delta, with product MDYQALHKQIREKSLARVYLLHGEEEYVKERMWESLRACAVPETLPELNEHILNAPDASQIVAAAETLPVMAEHKLVAVHDYALLSGGRPKEEAAQLKALEACFARMQSDTCLVFFQRGEVAAKNKLRALIAKYGQEVLFARLSSAELEKWIYAAARREGLSINQQAVSAMAYYAGPMVADVNNELQKLMQYVAPRREITLDDVERLVQQGVQYTVFEWVEQVATRQVDKAGRLLAAMRSDGEDALHVISLAARQFRLILKMQLMQQDGMQPAAIDKKMGVPPFVARKVRAQARYFKPEETERALAKLLEAEWMIKSGQWRQSELALDMVLQSIMVRG from the coding sequence TTGGATTATCAGGCGCTCCATAAACAAATCAGGGAAAAGAGCCTTGCGCGGGTGTATCTTTTGCACGGCGAGGAGGAATACGTCAAAGAGCGCATGTGGGAGAGCCTGCGCGCCTGCGCGGTGCCCGAGACGCTACCCGAGCTCAACGAGCATATCCTAAACGCGCCCGACGCCTCGCAGATCGTCGCGGCGGCGGAGACGCTGCCGGTGATGGCGGAACATAAGCTGGTGGCGGTGCATGATTACGCGCTGCTCTCAGGCGGTCGTCCCAAGGAGGAGGCCGCCCAGCTTAAGGCGCTGGAGGCCTGCTTTGCCCGCATGCAATCGGACACCTGTTTGGTATTTTTCCAGCGCGGGGAGGTAGCCGCCAAGAACAAGCTGCGCGCGCTCATCGCCAAATACGGCCAGGAGGTGCTTTTTGCCAGGCTTTCCAGCGCGGAGCTGGAAAAATGGATCTACGCCGCCGCGCGGCGCGAAGGCCTCTCCATCAACCAGCAGGCGGTCTCGGCCATGGCCTATTACGCGGGGCCGATGGTAGCGGACGTCAACAACGAACTGCAGAAACTGATGCAGTACGTCGCCCCCCGCCGCGAGATCACGCTCGATGACGTGGAGCGGCTGGTGCAGCAAGGGGTGCAATACACCGTCTTTGAATGGGTGGAGCAGGTGGCAACCCGCCAGGTGGACAAGGCGGGCAGGCTGCTGGCCGCCATGCGCAGCGATGGGGAGGACGCGCTGCACGTGATTTCACTGGCCGCGCGGCAGTTCCGGCTGATTTTAAAGATGCAGCTGATGCAGCAGGATGGCATGCAACCTGCGGCCATCGACAAAAAAATGGGGGTGCCCCCTTTTGTGGCGCGCAAGGTGCGCGCACAGGCGCGCTATTTCAAGCCAGAGGAGACCGAGCGCGCACTGGCCAAGCTGCTGGAGGCGGAGTGGATGATCAAGAGCGGCCAGTGGCGCCAGAGCGAGCTGGCGCTGGATATGGTGCTGCAAAGCATCATGGTGCGGGGCTGA
- a CDS encoding DNA internalization-related competence protein ComEC/Rec2, which yields MAALAFFLVCGIGLTYALPRLVWVWIALAALVTLAVLRKKRVAIVYGLAFMLGALGIYAQMAPLRAADALRDGRMQITAQVCSVAQDDVGAPAYYVLDVSQLEQKPARMRMRLYVAGNLDPSLGAGARLEFTGSVKPAGRVDNPGETRAHLLKSGVSANVRADAGEIQVLARGDSAPDVLTRLRAALKARIETLFPPEEGGLFFGMLLGDKEGVTQETYDIFTRGGLLHLLAVSGLHVGYVFVALQLLMRCTPLPILARALLTGVLLFFYAALCGFSPSVVRACVMACCAGIYPLLGRRNDMPSTLALAFAILLLADPANLLDVRFQLSFSAVAGILLLAPVLGGWMHRLPDWLAGTIAVSWAAQVGVLPCTLYWFGGVPLVAFVLNPLLVPVAGVALLLGWAALLLSYIAQPLGWLFAQGCAGLLRCILEATRFATRLDVQLFWPHAGIPLMGVLLFCLLFVLSRYCRLNGRAKRTALCAMGAALMVLGLTSWQAYATRSRTTVLDVGQGQCILVQQGDTNLLFDCGADYGVDASRVVENACAALDIRKIDALFVSHSHSDHAGGVAKLVERVPVRAVYSAQPLEEQAQAACVRAGCAPVTPLAQDTWTFAGNLRVQAFNLNAASGDPNEDAAVFFIRAKHGTMLIMGDVGQETEALLLPELPRADVLVVGHHGAATATGEVLLAKVRSQSAIASCGSPSRYGHPDDAVIAHLQQAGVALYTTYDNGALRVTRAGVQASNAQKGGSALGLSGAP from the coding sequence ATGGCAGCACTGGCCTTTTTCCTTGTATGCGGCATTGGCCTGACGTACGCGCTGCCACGCCTGGTATGGGTGTGGATCGCCCTTGCCGCGCTTGTTACGCTTGCGGTGCTGCGAAAAAAGCGCGTGGCAATCGTCTATGGCCTCGCGTTCATGCTGGGCGCACTGGGCATCTACGCGCAGATGGCGCCGCTGCGCGCGGCGGACGCCCTGCGCGACGGCAGGATGCAGATCACCGCCCAGGTGTGCAGCGTGGCGCAGGATGATGTGGGCGCACCCGCGTATTACGTGCTGGACGTATCCCAGCTGGAGCAGAAGCCCGCGCGCATGCGCATGCGGCTGTACGTAGCGGGCAACTTGGACCCGTCCCTGGGCGCAGGCGCGCGCCTGGAGTTTACAGGAAGCGTCAAACCTGCCGGGCGGGTGGACAACCCGGGCGAGACGCGCGCGCACCTGCTCAAAAGCGGTGTGTCGGCCAATGTGCGCGCGGATGCGGGGGAAATCCAGGTGCTGGCGCGCGGGGACAGCGCGCCGGACGTGTTGACGCGCCTGCGCGCTGCGCTCAAGGCGCGCATCGAGACGCTCTTTCCGCCCGAGGAGGGCGGCCTGTTTTTCGGCATGTTGCTGGGCGACAAGGAGGGCGTCACGCAGGAAACCTACGATATCTTTACCCGCGGAGGCCTGCTGCATCTGCTCGCGGTATCGGGCCTGCATGTGGGGTACGTATTTGTTGCGTTGCAACTGCTGATGCGGTGCACGCCACTGCCCATCCTTGCGCGGGCACTGCTTACGGGCGTGCTGCTGTTTTTCTATGCGGCGCTGTGCGGATTTTCCCCCTCGGTGGTGCGCGCCTGCGTCATGGCGTGCTGCGCGGGCATCTACCCGCTGCTGGGCCGCCGCAATGACATGCCCTCCACACTGGCGCTGGCGTTCGCCATCCTGCTGCTGGCAGACCCGGCCAACCTGCTGGACGTGCGCTTCCAGCTGTCGTTCAGCGCGGTGGCTGGCATCCTGCTGCTTGCGCCCGTGCTAGGCGGGTGGATGCACCGCCTACCCGACTGGCTGGCTGGCACGATCGCCGTGTCTTGGGCCGCGCAGGTAGGCGTGCTGCCCTGCACGCTCTACTGGTTCGGGGGCGTGCCCCTCGTGGCGTTCGTGCTCAACCCGCTGCTGGTGCCGGTAGCGGGCGTAGCCCTGCTATTGGGCTGGGCGGCGCTGCTGCTGAGCTACATTGCGCAGCCGCTTGGTTGGCTGTTCGCGCAGGGATGCGCAGGGTTGCTGCGCTGCATTTTGGAGGCGACGCGCTTTGCCACGCGGCTGGACGTGCAGCTCTTTTGGCCGCATGCAGGTATCCCTTTGATGGGGGTTTTGCTCTTTTGCCTGCTCTTTGTGCTGTCGCGCTACTGCCGGCTGAACGGCCGCGCCAAAAGGACAGCGCTCTGCGCCATGGGCGCGGCGCTGATGGTGCTGGGCTTGACGAGCTGGCAGGCGTATGCCACACGCAGCCGCACCACCGTGCTGGACGTAGGGCAGGGGCAGTGCATCCTGGTACAGCAGGGCGACACCAACCTGCTGTTTGACTGTGGGGCAGACTATGGCGTGGACGCATCGCGCGTGGTGGAAAACGCCTGCGCGGCGCTGGATATCCGCAAGATTGACGCGCTGTTCGTCTCCCACAGCCACAGCGACCACGCCGGCGGCGTGGCAAAGCTGGTGGAACGCGTGCCTGTGCGGGCGGTGTACAGCGCCCAGCCGCTGGAGGAGCAAGCGCAGGCGGCCTGCGTACGGGCGGGTTGCGCGCCTGTGACGCCCCTTGCGCAGGATACCTGGACATTTGCAGGGAACTTGCGCGTGCAGGCGTTCAATCTGAACGCTGCGTCGGGCGACCCAAACGAGGACGCCGCGGTGTTTTTTATCCGCGCAAAGCATGGTACAATGCTTATCATGGGGGATGTGGGGCAGGAAACAGAGGCGCTGCTGCTGCCCGAGCTGCCCCGGGCCGATGTGCTGGTGGTGGGCCACCACGGCGCGGCAACCGCCACGGGCGAGGTGCTGCTTGCCAAGGTGCGGTCGCAATCTGCCATCGCCTCGTGCGGATCGCCCTCGCGCTACGGACACCCCGACGACGCGGTCATCGCGCATCTCCAGCAGGCGGGCGTCGCGCTCTACACCACCTATGACAACGGCGCGCTGCGCGTCACGCGCGCGGGCGTGCAGGCGTCCAATGCGCAGAAGGGAGGAAGCGCCCTTGGATTATCAGGCGCTCCATAA
- a CDS encoding MBL fold metallo-hydrolase — MQLRILGNEGPYASPGGATSGYLVSSGSTHVLLDCGSGVLAALMQALPLGELTAVVLSHLHGDHCCEVPLLRYALQLKRYPGALRRKLLPVYLPARPEEEYASISTCHNKEVFAFSCLENNMQVRIGALCFTFAPMAHPIASYGMRISDGHGTLVYTGDTNQFAALADFARGADVLLADAGLSQEYWTPHAPHLSARGCGELAADAGVKRLVLTHLAPYLEPQALLAEARTAFAHAELANRGSAIDIG; from the coding sequence ATGCAACTGCGCATTTTGGGAAACGAAGGGCCGTATGCATCGCCGGGCGGCGCAACGTCGGGCTATCTGGTATCCAGCGGCAGCACCCATGTGCTGCTGGACTGCGGCAGCGGCGTGCTCGCAGCGCTGATGCAGGCGCTCCCTTTAGGCGAGCTTACGGCCGTGGTGCTCTCTCATCTGCACGGGGACCACTGCTGCGAGGTGCCGCTGCTGCGCTACGCCCTACAGCTGAAGCGATACCCGGGCGCGCTGCGCAGAAAGCTGCTGCCCGTTTACCTGCCCGCCCGGCCGGAGGAGGAGTACGCCTCCATCAGTACCTGCCACAACAAGGAGGTGTTTGCCTTCTCCTGCCTGGAGAACAACATGCAGGTGCGCATTGGCGCGCTGTGCTTTACCTTCGCGCCGATGGCGCACCCCATCGCCAGCTACGGCATGCGCATCAGCGATGGGCACGGTACACTCGTCTACACCGGCGATACAAACCAGTTTGCCGCCTTGGCGGATTTTGCGCGCGGTGCGGACGTGCTGTTGGCAGACGCGGGACTCTCGCAAGAGTACTGGACACCCCATGCGCCCCACCTTTCGGCGCGGGGCTGCGGGGAACTTGCGGCGGATGCGGGTGTCAAGCGCCTGGTGCTGACCCATCTTGCGCCGTATCTGGAGCCGCAGGCGCTGCTAGCCGAAGCGCGGACGGCCTTTGCGCACGCGGAGCTGGCAAATCGGGGCAGTGCAATCGATATCGGATAA
- a CDS encoding ECF transporter S component produces MRNSKTRTMVLCALMMALVAVLTAVASVPLGIIPGAYVHPGDSLIFVAGYLLGPLCGAAVGGLGSALADMTLQAYLYVIPTLLVKALMGYLVGLAFRKNGLYGHWGRALALMLAAGLCMVAGYGVYEGFAFGWGLAITSLPFNLLQAGLSIVLGAAVIAMLEKVPWVNSLRASRAQRPR; encoded by the coding sequence ATGAGGAACAGTAAGACGCGCACCATGGTGTTGTGCGCGCTGATGATGGCGCTGGTGGCGGTGCTTACCGCGGTCGCCAGCGTGCCGCTGGGCATTATCCCGGGTGCGTATGTGCATCCGGGCGACAGCCTGATCTTTGTGGCGGGCTACCTGCTGGGGCCGCTCTGCGGCGCGGCCGTGGGCGGTTTGGGCTCCGCGCTTGCGGATATGACACTGCAGGCGTACCTGTACGTGATCCCCACGCTGCTGGTCAAGGCGCTGATGGGCTATCTGGTGGGGCTAGCTTTCCGCAAAAACGGCCTCTACGGGCACTGGGGCAGGGCGCTCGCGCTGATGCTGGCGGCGGGCCTGTGTATGGTGGCCGGCTACGGCGTCTATGAGGGCTTCGCCTTCGGCTGGGGGCTCGCCATCACCTCGCTGCCCTTCAACCTGCTGCAGGCGGGCCTCTCCATCGTGCTGGGCGCGGCGGTGATCGCGATGCTGGAAAAAGTGCCGTGGGTCAACAGTCTGCGCGCATCCCGCGCACAGCGCCCACGCTAA
- a CDS encoding RNA methyltransferase produces MAQLIGEVLSSVNNTFVRRMRSLKDKKGRRESGLYLADGPHLVGEALKGGADIACLIATPAFLERDTPEQRQVRASDVRLYQVQERVMAAICDTRTPQGVAAAVRIPQEIPPLPEKGLVVLLDGVSDPGNVGTIIRTADAVGAAMVLLWGPCADVYSPKVVRATMGALYHVPVRGALDVQADIALLKARGFRLIGTHLAGDAYQSGRDVFTARNVLVIGSEARGMSELLRDACDALVKLPMPGRAESLNAAVAAGVFLYDWLRAKPHNAGEQIR; encoded by the coding sequence ATGGCGCAGTTGATCGGAGAGGTTTTATCCAGCGTGAACAACACGTTTGTTAGGCGCATGCGCAGCCTGAAGGATAAAAAGGGGCGTAGGGAAAGCGGCCTGTACCTGGCAGACGGCCCGCATCTGGTGGGCGAGGCGCTGAAGGGGGGCGCGGATATCGCGTGCCTGATCGCCACGCCCGCTTTTTTGGAGCGGGACACCCCCGAGCAGCGGCAGGTGCGCGCAAGCGATGTGCGGCTCTACCAGGTGCAGGAGCGCGTGATGGCCGCCATCTGCGACACCAGGACGCCGCAGGGCGTGGCCGCGGCGGTACGCATCCCTCAGGAGATCCCACCGCTGCCCGAGAAAGGGCTGGTGGTGCTGCTCGACGGTGTATCGGACCCCGGCAACGTGGGCACCATCATCCGCACGGCGGACGCGGTAGGGGCCGCGATGGTGCTGCTGTGGGGGCCGTGCGCGGATGTGTACAGCCCCAAGGTGGTGCGCGCCACCATGGGGGCGCTCTACCACGTGCCGGTGCGCGGCGCGCTGGACGTGCAGGCGGATATCGCGCTGCTCAAGGCGCGCGGCTTTCGCCTGATCGGCACGCACCTTGCGGGAGACGCCTACCAAAGCGGGCGCGATGTGTTTACAGCGCGTAACGTGCTTGTGATCGGCAGCGAGGCGCGCGGTATGAGCGAACTGCTGCGCGATGCGTGCGACGCGCTGGTAAAACTGCCCATGCCCGGCCGGGCAGAGTCACTCAACGCGGCGGTGGCGGCGGGCGTGTTCCTGTATGACTGGCTGCGCGCAAAACCGCACAACGCGGGCGAACAAATAAGATGA
- the rplT gene encoding 50S ribosomal protein L20: MARIKRSVNGMKKRRKVMKLAKGYFGARGKHYRAANQQVMKSMSYAYVGRKLRKREFRRLWIVRINAAARMNDISYSRMMDGLKKAGVQVNRKILADLAVNDMTAFAQLVDVAKKALA; the protein is encoded by the coding sequence ATGGCTCGCATTAAACGTTCTGTCAATGGCATGAAAAAGCGCCGCAAGGTAATGAAGCTCGCCAAGGGCTACTTCGGTGCCCGCGGCAAGCATTACCGCGCTGCCAACCAACAGGTGATGAAGTCGATGTCTTACGCCTATGTCGGCCGTAAGCTTCGCAAGCGTGAATTCCGCCGTCTGTGGATCGTCCGCATTAACGCGGCCGCCCGCATGAACGATATCTCCTATTCCCGCATGATGGATGGCCTCAAAAAGGCCGGCGTGCAGGTCAACCGCAAGATTCTGGCCGATTTGGCCGTCAACGATATGACGGCGTTTGCCCAGTTGGTGGACGTTGCCAAAAAGGCGCTGGCATAA
- the rpmI gene encoding 50S ribosomal protein L35 translates to MPKMKTRRAAAKRFKLTGTGKIKRAKAFKSHLLNGKTTKRKRNLRKGTYVDQTVEGNIRKLIPYK, encoded by the coding sequence ATGCCTAAAATGAAAACCCGCAGAGCCGCGGCGAAACGTTTCAAACTCACCGGTACCGGTAAAATCAAACGCGCCAAGGCGTTCAAAAGCCATCTGCTCAATGGCAAAACCACCAAGCGCAAGCGCAACCTGCGCAAGGGAACGTACGTCGATCAGACTGTGGAGGGCAATATCCGCAAGCTGATTCCCTATAAATAA
- the infC gene encoding translation initiation factor IF-3 gives MINEQIRDREVRLIDENGEQLGIVPLARAMGLAEERNLDLVKIVPNAAPPVCKIMNYGKYRFEQIKREKEARKNQKTVSLKEVRLSPTIEEHDVSVRVKNALKFLKDGDKVKVSIRFRGRQLAHTEVGRGVMKNFLEKLGDVYVIERQPLMEGRSMVMILSPKAAK, from the coding sequence ATGATCAACGAGCAGATTCGTGATCGCGAAGTGCGTTTGATCGACGAAAACGGAGAACAGCTGGGGATCGTGCCTTTGGCACGCGCCATGGGTCTGGCTGAGGAGCGCAACCTGGATCTGGTCAAGATCGTGCCTAACGCGGCGCCGCCGGTGTGCAAAATTATGAACTACGGCAAGTACCGCTTTGAGCAGATCAAGCGGGAGAAGGAAGCGCGCAAGAACCAGAAAACAGTCAGCCTGAAGGAAGTCCGCCTTTCGCCGACGATTGAGGAGCACGATGTCTCCGTGCGCGTGAAGAACGCGTTGAAGTTTTTGAAAGATGGTGACAAGGTCAAGGTGTCCATCCGCTTCCGCGGCCGCCAGCTCGCACATACCGAGGTGGGCCGGGGTGTGATGAAGAATTTCCTTGAAAAGCTGGGCGATGTCTACGTCATTGAGCGCCAACCCTTGATGGAGGGCCGCTCCATGGTCATGATCCTGTCGCCGAAAGCTGCAAAATAG
- the thrS gene encoding threonine--tRNA ligase: MVQVTLKDGSSIQVEEGKRAIDVAKDLSQGLARAALAVVIDGETRDLATPIAQDCSVQFVTGADEEGVRALRHSASHVMAQAVLRLFPDAKLAIGPAIEKGFYYDFDVEKPFTQEDLASIEKEMKKIVKENLPLERFELPRAEAIKFMQEKNQPYKVELIQDLPEGEHISFYRQGDFVDLCAGPHVPSTGKLKAFKLLSIAGAYWRGDEHNKMLQRIYGTAFANKEDLQAHLEALEDAKKRDHNRLGRELELFTTVDIIGQGLPILLPKGARIIQIMQRFVEDEEQRRGYLLTKTPYMAKRDLYKISGHWDHYREGMFIMGDPEAEGEVFALRPMTCPFQFQAYLNRTRSYRDLPLRYNETSTLFRNESSGEMHGLIRVRQFTISEGHLACREDQVDEEFRGCLDLAQYLLRTLGLDEDVTYRFSKWDPNNTEKYIGSAEQWNKTQDFMRRILDHIGIDYVEAEGEAAFYGPKLDIQVRNVHGKEDTLITIQIDFQLAERFGMLYTDKDGQKKYPIVIHRTSIGCYERTLALLIEKYAGAFPVWLAPTQVKILTITERAEAAAKALEQRMIALGLRPEADLRNEKIGFKIREAQMEKVPYMVVLGDKEVENGTVAVRSRKNGDEGVLPQEDFIARLLKENAEKMR, translated from the coding sequence ATGGTTCAAGTGACACTCAAGGATGGATCGAGCATCCAGGTAGAGGAAGGCAAGCGCGCCATCGACGTGGCAAAGGACCTCTCCCAGGGCCTTGCGCGCGCCGCGCTGGCCGTGGTGATCGACGGTGAGACGCGCGACCTTGCCACCCCCATCGCGCAGGACTGTAGCGTGCAGTTTGTCACCGGCGCGGATGAGGAGGGCGTGCGCGCGCTGCGCCACAGCGCCTCCCACGTCATGGCGCAGGCGGTGCTGCGACTGTTCCCTGACGCCAAGCTGGCCATCGGGCCCGCCATCGAAAAGGGCTTTTATTACGATTTTGACGTGGAAAAACCCTTTACCCAGGAGGACCTGGCGTCCATCGAAAAAGAGATGAAAAAGATCGTCAAAGAGAACCTGCCGCTGGAGCGCTTTGAGCTGCCCCGCGCCGAGGCGATCAAGTTTATGCAGGAGAAAAACCAGCCCTACAAAGTGGAGCTGATACAGGACCTGCCCGAGGGGGAGCACATCTCCTTTTACAGGCAGGGCGATTTTGTGGACCTGTGCGCGGGGCCGCACGTGCCTTCCACGGGCAAGCTCAAGGCGTTTAAGCTGCTCTCCATTGCGGGGGCGTACTGGCGCGGCGACGAGCACAACAAAATGTTGCAGCGCATCTACGGCACCGCCTTTGCCAATAAGGAGGACCTGCAGGCCCACTTGGAGGCGCTGGAGGATGCCAAAAAGCGCGACCACAACCGGCTGGGGCGGGAGCTTGAACTGTTTACCACCGTGGATATCATCGGCCAGGGGCTGCCCATCCTGCTGCCCAAGGGCGCGCGCATCATCCAGATTATGCAGCGCTTTGTGGAGGATGAGGAGCAGCGTCGCGGCTATCTGCTGACCAAAACGCCCTACATGGCCAAGCGGGACCTGTACAAGATCTCCGGCCACTGGGACCATTACCGCGAGGGCATGTTTATCATGGGCGACCCCGAGGCAGAGGGCGAGGTGTTCGCGCTGCGGCCCATGACCTGCCCCTTCCAGTTCCAGGCCTATCTCAACCGCACGCGCAGCTACCGCGACCTGCCGCTGCGCTACAATGAGACGAGCACGCTCTTTCGCAACGAGTCCAGCGGCGAGATGCACGGCCTGATCCGCGTGCGCCAATTCACCATCTCCGAGGGCCATCTTGCCTGCCGGGAGGATCAGGTGGACGAGGAGTTCCGCGGCTGTTTAGACCTTGCGCAGTACCTGCTGCGCACACTCGGCCTAGATGAGGACGTGACCTACCGCTTCAGCAAGTGGGACCCCAACAATACCGAAAAGTATATCGGCTCTGCCGAGCAGTGGAACAAGACGCAGGACTTTATGCGCCGCATTTTGGACCATATCGGCATCGACTACGTGGAGGCAGAGGGCGAGGCCGCGTTCTACGGGCCCAAGCTGGATATCCAGGTGCGCAACGTGCACGGCAAGGAGGATACCCTCATCACTATTCAGATCGACTTCCAGCTGGCCGAGCGCTTCGGCATGCTCTACACGGATAAGGACGGCCAGAAGAAGTATCCCATCGTCATCCACCGCACCAGCATCGGCTGCTACGAGCGCACGCTGGCGCTGCTGATTGAAAAATACGCCGGCGCCTTCCCAGTGTGGCTTGCGCCCACGCAGGTGAAGATTTTGACCATCACCGAGCGCGCGGAGGCGGCGGCCAAGGCGCTGGAGCAGCGCATGATCGCGCTGGGCCTGCGGCCCGAAGCGGACCTGCGTAATGAGAAGATCGGCTTTAAAATCCGCGAGGCGCAGATGGAGAAGGTGCCCTACATGGTGGTGCTGGGCGATAAGGAAGTGGAAAACGGCACCGTGGCGGTGCGCTCGCGCAAAAACGGGGACGAGGGCGTCCTGCCGCAGGAGGACTTTATCGCGCGCCTGCTCAAGGAAAACGCTGAGAAAATGCGATAA
- the aroQ gene encoding type II 3-dehydroquinate dehydratase — protein sequence MRILVIHGPNLNLTGTREPGIYGARTLEDINREIVARGAALGCTVTCFQSNHEGAIIDRIHQAREDADAIVINAGAYTHYSYAIADALAAVALPCIEVHLSNIFKREDFRHQSTLSPVCDGMICGLGPQGYSLAVEALAHKNA from the coding sequence ATGCGCATCCTGGTGATCCACGGACCAAACCTGAATTTGACGGGCACGCGCGAGCCGGGCATCTACGGCGCGCGCACGCTGGAGGACATCAACCGCGAAATTGTGGCGCGCGGCGCGGCGCTGGGCTGCACGGTGACGTGCTTTCAGAGCAACCACGAGGGCGCGATCATCGACCGCATCCATCAGGCGCGCGAAGATGCGGACGCCATCGTGATCAACGCGGGCGCCTACACCCACTACAGCTACGCCATTGCTGACGCGCTGGCCGCCGTGGCGCTGCCCTGCATCGAGGTGCACCTGTCCAACATCTTTAAGCGAGAGGACTTCCGCCACCAATCCACGCTCTCGCCGGTGTGCGATGGGATGATCTGCGGGCTGGGGCCGCAGGGGTACAGCCTTGCGGTGGAGGCGCTGGCACACAAAAACGCGTAA